Genomic segment of Clupea harengus unplaced genomic scaffold, Ch_v2.0.2, whole genome shotgun sequence:
aGACCTGGATGTAGTAGTTTGGTGTGTGaattgtgtgattttttttttaatacctcAAGATCGAGGACGTTTTAACAGAAGcactttattttttaattttttgcaagaaaaaaagaacagcaaaaagcaaaaaaaaaaagagaaaaaaaacaccacaacaaaacagtgtttCTCATAAGCAAGCCCAACAACCATGGAACAGCTTTGAACAGTCTAGAAACGGTACTAGGCCTCACCACATGACTCAGATGAACAGCTGAACAGTTTTAAATAGGAGTGCAATTCGTTATGTTTGAAAGTGAATGGGGTGGATGAACTCGGGATCTCAGCGCTGGTAGAATGCCGCTCTTCATAGTGCTTTTCATGCGCGCACAACGTTTGACACTAACTTCACATGTCCACACAGCTCTGCCCACTAGTGCAACACCTGAACGTGGTACTCGGTACCTGACCAAACAGAGAGGGTTTCCCCGTAGCCCCCTTTGCTAGACGCCCATGTACAATATATCTCACTCTGTTTAGACTTACTCTATGTTCTATCCTCTCTACGTTTGGTGCAGCTGTCAGTTGCAATGGAACACTTAAATGgagccaacagcagcagcagtagagtATTCAAACATTTTGGGCACACTAACTGGTACTTTTATGACCTGAATATGAAATTTGTGGTGGTTGACAGTTGTAGGAACGACTATCAGTAGGCCGTGATGAGGAGTGAATACTCTGAATGATTAGTGGGCAGACATTAATATGGTTTCTAGCTGATCAGCATGTGAACATGCAGAAACCAGTAAACAGAAGCAGAAAGTTCATAGAGATTTCAGTCAGTTGTCACTCCAGAATTATTCTCTCTTACCAAACCCATGTTAGTATTGAATAAACTGGAATCCAGTACTGATAAGACAGCTCTCATCTGCTAGATCAAGCTTCCTGGTAACAATCCACAGTGTACAAGTAATCACAAAGTCTGGGTTTTTTGTATTCATGGTACTATTCTTGATAGATCTATTTGTCTTCACCAATGTCTTCTCTCAGCAAGCGGCACTGACGATCACCTTATGGATGTCGGATGATCGATTAGCTGATTGGTCGATtggattcctttttttttttgctaaccAAAGATGAACTTACCCGAACAAGAGGAGAATCATAGTAGAACACAGAAGTACATatgaacatttgtgtgtgtgtgtgtgtgtatgtgtgtgagtgtgtgtgtgaatccaggatttgttaaaaaaaaaaaaaaaaaaaaaaaaaaaaaacgtgtagAGTTGTGTGATTTCTTTTATGTTCCGATAGCTCATTTGCATTGATATGAATGTCCTCCTCTCAGTGcagcttcctctgtctgtcactcccgctcccgctcccgctcccgctcccgctcaccccctgccccctctctctttctctttctctttctctctctctcttttctgttttgcTTTGATGGAATAAAATTcatagcaacagcagcaggtaCTGATTTCAAGAGATGAAAGACACTTAAGGGAGGGTTCATGACAATTATGGTTTCCCACATTCTccccttctctatctgtctggaGTTCATTGCAACCCAGTTTTAGTGAAGTCGAAATTGATGATCTGATGTGTTGATGCTGAGTGCATTGTATTCTCTAACGGCTCCACTTTGAATTTTAAGTAGTACGAGATGCCAAAATATTCCCACCAGGGGCCACCAGTGTACCATCCCAAACTCCCTTTTATCACATAATCACCTTCTAAAAAAGACATTGCTACTgtagattttctttcttttttaactaCTGCCAGTGCTGAAGAGCTGCTACCATACTGTGACAAGTGTAATAGATTGTATTTAGAACACTGGGAGTTTGACAGGAGGTCggttatcagaatcagaaatagTCTCTATTTCAATGTGAGGTGGGATATTTATGTCCAGAACAAGGCCTTGGAGTGCAATCAACTGCAAAGTTAAGCCTACATCCTGTGTTAAGCTTTTGTTAGCATTTGACTTTGTGATCTCTTTTGTCGTGAGTGAATatgagtttttgttttgtgaagaGTGACTGCTCAATGGTGATACTTAAATTATTTATAAATGTAGTGTCTTGTTAGAGAAAGTTAAGCTCCATACTCTTGctgttggaaaaaaaatgtttcagatGTGATtgtactgccacctagtggaccaCCATTGTTACATCAGTGTTTTAGTATTTTACTGGATGTGGTGAAGAAAAACTGATAAAAGGAAAAcgtgtgttttatttaaaacaataaaTTAAAAGTACAAAATCATTGTTAGTTCTTTTGTTGCATTATAATTAACATTCACTGTTCATTTCACAATTCACAATCATCTATCGATGCCACTTAATACACAACTTACCGAAAACATTGATATGGAACACGATTCCTGTTTATTATGATCATGATTATGACTATGAAATGGCCCAATATGCATAATTGTGTAGATGGAAGATTGTTATAGGTGATAGTCCACTTGAGTGATCgaattagaaaacaaattaacattacattcacattttGTGTTTTCAGTGTATCAGGTCCTAAAGACAATCCCCACACTGATTGTTTACAAATACAGCATATATTTCCTGAACTTAAAGTTTAATGACAGCAAAAACAGTTTGCCAGTGTCTCAAAATGAcaacaaaagacaaacaaacacacaaacatatagcaCAACCCCTTCGATAAGTCGGTTAGTGGCATTTGCCTGACACCTGCGAACAGTATCTGCTCATTCTTGGATAGTGTGATCAGTGAGATCAGATATCACTGTGTGCtgccaccacaccacaccacacacatctgtgcGTCACCGCTGAACCCAACGTCTCAGAGACACTCCcatcagcaaaacacacacacatcgggaCCTTAGACCCAGGCAGCATCTCCTCGTATGCTGAATCTGACCAGAAAATGTCTCTGTGGAGGTCAGCTTATCTCTGAGGCTGCTCATGTACTGTGTCCACCCTCAACGTTCATGGGAAACGTTCTGGAATCCGCAGGCAACACACAGGCTCGTCTGTGAGAGTGGTGACGCCATGCAGTTATAGTACCGATTATTTATCACAGAGGACACATCAAGTCAACACCAGGAAAACATCTGTAGTAATACAGCATATTGTAGAAGTGAGTAGAGCATATATAACAGCCTCTTACCATCTTATAACAGCTTGTGCTGTCATCAGCAAGTTAAAAATTGTGATCTTCAGAAGAATTATCCTGAGAGCCAGGATCATCAAGTGATTTGTCTGCGCTGTTATCCCTGCTGATTGAGACAGATATGATGATAATAGACTATATATTACCTGGTGTATGACTGTTGTATGACACATAATAAACTGTCTTCTGATAGCTTACAGTAGACCACACCAGCCACCCATCATTACCTTTAGATATGCTGGACGTGCTGGTTTGATGTTCATAACACTGGTTAGGCTCTTGTCCTGAATCTGAACACAGAGTTCCTCCTTGTCATTTCAAGTGATACATTCCACAACACTATAAGGAAAGGTTTGTTAAGTGTTCAGCATCTGCATGGTGACTCACCTGTGCTCTTATTTGGAAATCCAACATATTGCGTCTGTGTGACTTTAGCCATCCTTCTGCGGCTCACAAAACAGATATAGCTCTCCCATTCGCTGGAGGCCACCAGTATCACAGACGTGGTGGTCTGGGTGCCGTCCTCGCCTCTCATCAGGTGGTTTGAGGCGGGCTGGGGTCCTCTGGATCCCCCGGAGATCCAAGCCACCTCCAGATCCCCATTCAGGACGTTACCGACCATGCACATCAGGATGGTCAAGCCCCCTTCAGACCCAAACCCAGGCCCTGGCAGGTGaaacggaggagagagagtagctAGCAGCTCACCCTCTACCTGCACTGTAGAAAACAACCCATGTAATACAGATTAATTAACAtgctttaatgaatgtttacaaaaaaaaatatcataccCTTCACACACATAAGTAGTTGGCACATACCACAACCCAAGGTAATCAGTCACCAGCTTTTAACTCTACCTTTCAAATTAACATGTTTATCTTATACCAGGTCAACTGTTGAGTTATTGAAAGGTCTTTCAAATCTATATCATGATACCCTCTTCAGCTGTCCTGTCCCGTCCTGCTGGGACGTTGGCACCGTTGCCCCCTGCTCTACTCACTTGTGATGAGTTGAATGGTCAGCAGGTGGAGAAGCATGGTGCTGTGCCAGGTTGACGGCCCTGTGGAATGAGCAGCGCTGTGTGAAGGATtaacccgctctctctctcgctcacgtGACTTCTCACCCGCCACGGAATCtttccactgtctgtctgtgtgtgtatgtgtgtgtttgtgtgtgtgtgtgtgagtgtgtgtgtgtttttccccatGCTGACAAGATATATGGTGGGGGATTTCACCAgagctctcagctctcagtTACCTTTGCTCTTCTGGGCACCTACAGTGTGTATAAGCATCTGGAGATAAATGATGGACCCCTTAGGGCAAAATGCATTTCAGCGACAGGAGACAACATCTGTGTCAACATTAACAACATTAACTCCTTTCAAGTCGCTACTATTCCACTTCAATTTGAGCTTATAGAAGCAACTTTATGTAGAGGCAGTGGTGTTCAGGATTGTATTTGGTGAAGAtggcacacaagtgtgtgtggttgtgtgtgtgtgtgtgtcagaaggcgtttaagttgttgttgttggcacACTTCTGACAATTGTTATGAATTATTCTTCGATGTTTCTTTTGATATGTTTTAGACAGAAAGGTTATTCAGACTTTTTAAGTGTCAGGCTGCAGAGCCCTGCAGACACATCTGTGATATGCCTGTCTCTGTTGAGGTGGTGTGGTTGATGATAAGATCGTTAGCTCTCAGAAGTCTGTACACCTGTTGTATTTGCTGGTTTGATAATGTCACAATTACCACATATGAAGTTATAATGAGGTCATGTGTCATAGAGTATGGGTATCAACAGCTCTGTTTGAAACCTTCAGCTTTTACTGAAATTGCAATGCGGTTTTAGAGAAAGcaacataataaaaaaacaaaatagtGGCCAAGTTGGTCAAGAGAGGAGTTGGTCAAGTTCATttcacacaaaatgaaaagctaCACCTCGTGGGAGTGACAGCCCAGTTTGTATCCCTTCTGCAATTGGATCTTTTTTTccaccacatttacacacacacactcacacacacagactcacaagaGGCCAGGTGAGAACCGCCGTGCCTACATTCACCCATTTCAAAAACGCCCTGTTCACTGAATTCTACCCAGCCTAAGTGGCCTCATTCCTGTTGAGCGTGAAAGCCGTTTGTTCTCTGAAGCCTGTTTTTGTGCCGGCGCTTGCTGCCATTGGCCGGCCCTGGCTCTCATTTGCATACAGAGCACAGGAAGGCAGCAGAGGCACAGGCAGCAGCTGCAGCGCACCCGAGAATTGTGGGTCTGACACATGAAAGGGAAAATGAAAGCTGACtgccacaggagacacacaggccCGAATGATGCAGCTGAAATTGAGGTAAACACATCGAAGTCGATAAAGAGACTACCCCTCTCAAAGGACGACTCTCTTCTTTGGcttcgactgtgtgtgtgtttgtgtgtgtgtgtgagactgtgtgggTGACGTGCTTAAAGGGTAGCTCTGTGTTGTGTattttcattgcagacagtagAGACActagcagacaaacacacacactccctctttctctctctctctctttctttttttgtgaggCACGGCCATGTGACAGAGCTGATCCCTCTGTATCAGGGCTGGAGCTCATGCAGGCTCATATTACAGATACAATGTGATCtgtctctttatatatatacataaactgTACTGTCTGAGAGttttcaacacacagacacactgagccTGAACTGTTGATGCGGAAATTCCAAACTGTACTGTCCTGGTGGGATATTCGGAGTGATGCAAATGAAAGAGTTGAAATCAGAAATGGTGATTATCAGATGCAGGGCCTTTGCTAGGAATTCTGGGCCCCCTGAAAGAATATTGGTGTGGGCCCCCGCCCCCCGACTTTTCATCGCCAAAGACTTTTTTTCTTAGACTATATGTATTAtaattttttctttatttttttgttccTCTATGTTCTTGACAGTGCCTGACACAATGCACCCAAttcgtttatttttttcaattaacCACTCAACAAAGAGTCACTGGGTATTATTATGTAAAAATCAAGCACCTGGTGCAACACACCCAAACTCACATTATACAGGCTCAAGATACTCCACAAGGTGGAGCTGTTAAATATTCAAATCACCAAAGGTAGACAGCTATGTAACATCTTTATTAGAATGTCTtgcaaaataacaaaaatagaGAACATAATAAAGTACTTGTTAAATGTAttgtcaaataaaaataaatatataaaactaTAATGCATTTTTGATACAATTCTTCGCTTACCTCAACTTCAGACTAATCattgctattgtttctgacattttgTTCATCATATCTATTGCTATATCTTTGTTCTCAGCTTAAATGGCTTATCAATTGTCTTTTTATtcacatctcttctctctgattTGCATGGTGCAATACCCATAAGAGGCTACTTAAGGCTACAGTGTTACACCTAGTCTGATCGGAAAGCAATTTTCAATTAACCACTCAACAAATAGATACTGGGTATTATTATgtaaacatcaagcacatgctgtgcaacaaacaaaaaaactcacatTACACTGGCTCAAGATACTCCACAAGGTGGAACTGTTAATACTCAAATCACCAAGGTAGCTATGTAACATCTACAACTCTATTAGAACTTCttgcaaaataataaaatagacAACACAATGAAATACTTTCTTGTAAAATAAATATCAAAAACTACAATTCAATTTTGATACAATTCTTCACTTCTCAACTTCAGATTAATCATTGCCATTGTTTCTGCCTTACTGATCTTTTCTGTGGATGATATTTAGTGGATCATTTCGTAATGTCAGCCTTGTCAGGCGATTATTTTACACTGCTGACCACACGTAACGTTAAACGTTAGTGCCATTCGGTTAACGCAGTAATGTTAGTAGCTAAGCGCTAGCTCCTAACATTAGTCACTCCAACATCGTGACGTTGGACGAAGCGAGCTATGCTATTTCTCGTGAACCACAGGGCGCCTGTGCAGCTAGCTTAACACGCTCACCTTTCTTCGAAAAAAAATCGGTGATATTCTGGGCTCCTggcctctcttttcttcctctcctctcttttttggcGTCCCGATTTATGTTTCTGTTTTGGCATTGCTTCTCTATTAATAgccagctggctgctgctgcagttCGTGAGCAGTAACTACGCGCAAAATTCTCAAAAGAGGAGCGAACCATGGACCAAACCATTTTTTAAAGAAGGGGGTTATTGCTCAGAAAatagaaactttttttttcaattttattgATTTTGTGGCTTTGTTTTAACTCTGATGCATTAGTATAAGTATTAGTTACGCCTATGCATAATAATTTAGTCATAGAAAGGGAAGCCTACATAATAGGCTACTGGGTTTTTTGTGGGCCCCCCCTGGGCTGTGGGTCCCTAGAATTGTCATCACCCAATTCACCCCTAAACGACGGCCGTCAGAAGGGTGGGAGCCATAATGATGTCTTTTGCATCCCTACAGGTATCTCTGAGGACTGTTCAGGATCTTTCCGCTTCAGGCAGCACTTGTCCCTCGACTGCAAAGTAACAGAAGTCTACCCCGTTTAAACGTCCGTTATGCTACTGTTGGTTTTCACCCTGCTCCCCCTGACTGTATTTGGCACAGGCCATGCCTCTGATTCGAAGGATCAGGTGGATGAAAGCGTGCACACGGCTACAAACGGCGTCCCCTTTCCATGGAGCAAGGTCAGGCTCCCAAACTACATTGTGCCGGTTCACTACCATCTGCTCATCCACCCCAACCTCGCCGCGCTCAACTTCACCGGCTCGGCCAAGATAGAGATCGACGTGAAGAACAACACCAACTGGGTGGTACTGCACAGTAAAGGTTTCAACATCACGACGGCCACCATCTTGGATGAGAGCGAGGCCCACCTGTCAGAACGAGTCCTGCCCGTGCTGGAGTACCCACCCCATGAGCAGATCGCCATCTTCTCGCCCAAAATTCTCACCTCTGGGGAGAAGTACTTCCTTTACCTTGAGTTTGATGCTCCGCTGGGCGATGGGTTCTATGGCTTATACAGGAGCACATATAAAACTAAAACAGGAGAGACAAGGTACCTTCACTGGTGTTAACAGCTaatgtttctgtctctttctctctccctctctctctgtgtgtatttgtttgtttgtttgttgtactgCATTAAAGAAAAGAATGACAGCTACTGCATAACAGTAACATTTCCAGCTCAAACGGAAACTCAAGGAGTTGTCTCTGGATTGCGTGTTTCTTCTCCGTCCTGATTTTAGGATCCTGGCCTCCACGCACTTTGAGCCCACCTCTGCACGCATGGCCTTCCCATGTTTTGACGAGCCCAATTTCAAAGCCAACTATTCCATAAGGATAAGGCGTCAGCCTACCTATATTTCCCTTTCAAATATGCCCATAGTAAGACATCTTTAGCATCCAAACTAACATGCTGAATTCAATAAAGTACAGATCATTGTGTCAGATGGATCATCAGTTAACGGcattctttctccccctcataGGAACAGACAGTAGAACTGACCAATGGCCTTCTGGAGGACCGGTTTGATACTAGTGTGCAAATGAGCTCCTATCTGGttgcttttgttgtgtgtgacttCAAACGTGTCACTGGTAGGACCTCATCTGGAGTGGAGGTAAGAGTATTTTATAGCCTGTGTTTATACTTTGTTGCCATTTAGCACAAtttaacacacattttaaacaagTAGTTACTTCTTGTCTATTAGCCACAACTCTGTCAGGTTACTATCATCTCACCTTCTCCATAACCCACCCCACAAGCCACCCACCACACTCAAACCTAAACATGAAAGTGTAAATCTAAGACCATTTGTATTTAATGCAGTCAAAAGTATAGATACAATGCAGGTGGACTAAAGATAATAGAACACATATAATATTACAAAAATAATTAAGTGAGACAAAATTAGAATAAGAATAATtaaaacaatatattttatTGGTATTTGgaatcttttttgttttaaaaaaaagtaattctAGAGGGTCCCAAATGAATTTTCATCATAATAACAGAGTTCCAAGTTGGTCCCCTTTTATGCTGGCACAAAGCCTATGGGTATACTGTTGCAGAACAGCATGGCTCTACAGCAAGCAAAATTTGCATTCATATAATTTCCTGCCTGTGTGAGATAAATGATTGTGACCTTACTAAAGAGAGTGCCTTCGATTTTtggattattacatttttagcCTTTTGTTCCTACAGTTAGAGTTCCAACAGTCATGCAACAGTAATCTAGCGCTGAGTATTTGTTGGCCTTTGTTGGTCTCCACAGTGCCCCATTACTCTGGGAGATGTTAGCGTGTGTCTTCTCTCCTCAGGTTTCCATTTACGCCGTTCCAGACAAGTGGCACCAAACCCATTACGCTCTAGAGGCTGCAGTGAAGATTTTAGAGTTCTACGAGACGTATTTCAACATATATTACCCCCTGCCCAAACTAGGTAAATGCAGGATCATTTTCACTACTCTACTTTTCTCTAAACTTTAGATGTACTTTTTACTCACTTTTCAGGGGCACAATCAGGGCACAATTATTTGAATCTCCAAGTAATTGTAGATTCAAATAACTTGTGTTCACTCAATATATATGTCATGATAGTGAACCATTTATTGAAAATGTTCATGCAACTTCTGTGTTACTTTAAAGCCTATATATTATACAAGACATTGCATTTAGCCTCTAATGCTTGATACCTTTAACTGCACATTAGATTTGATTGCCATACCAGACTTTCAGTCGGGGGCGATGGAGAACTGGGGTCTGAACACTTACAGGGAGACCGCTCTGCTCTTTGACCCCGCCACCTCATCTGCCTCCGACCAACTCTGGGTTACCATGGTGATTGGACATGAGCTGGCCCATCAGGTTTGTTTGTTGCACAACATCGCACTTTTGAAAAACAATTAATGTGAAAAACAAGGAAAGAGACATGGGGCATAAACAACAATATGTGGGTAAACATATATCACATGGTGGACATATATCAGTGGTGAGATGTTGCATTTTTCAGTGGttcattctctcattcacacagtgGTTTGGAAACCTGGTAACCATGGAGTGGTGGAATGATATATGGCTAAACGAGGGATTCGCCAGATATATGGAATTTGTCTCAGTTGATGCAACGTACCCAGAGCTAAGAGTGGTATGTGATCATAAaaagttttgtttaaaaaaaattaaaatcataACAGGAAGAATCTCCTAATGTTTAGTCACTATGTGATGAAACTGGACTAAGAAATCCATCTTATTTCAGGAGGACTATTTCCTGCAAACCTGCTTTGCAGCCATTGGGCGAGACTCTCTCAACTCCTCTCGACCAATCTCCTGCCCAGCAGAAAACCCCACCCAGATCAAAGAAATGTTTGACACAGTCTCTTATGACAAGGTATGGGATAATTGTACAATGTTTGGATAACTAATATGATTATTATCCACATCAGACCTCAACAAGGCAAAGATGTTCATGAGGAAAGTCTGCAGTATAGGCCTTGATTTCAAATACCTTGTATTTTCAACAAATCTAGTTGGTAAGTCTGTCTTGGCCAGTTTTTAGATGTGACATTACCTGATTCATTCATGTCCTGTGATTGGTTGTCTCAGGGTGCATGTATCctgcacatgctcagacactTTCTCAGCGATGAAGTGTTCCAAAGTGGCATTGTCCGATACCTGAAGAAATTCAGGTTCAAAAATGCCAAAAATGAGGATCTGTGGGACAGCTTAGCCAACGTATGTTTCTCTTCCTATTAATTAAAACCAAATATGTCTATTTATACAAATATTACATGTGCTGAACATAGCTTAGATGATTAATATTCTGTTTACAGACATGCTCAGAGGATGAGTTCACATCAGGGGAACACTGCTATACCAGCTCACAAGCAACAAAGAATGCGGTAAATATCATTGAAAATCCATCCTTCAAATGCATTATTTACTTTATTTGGGAAACATTGTGTTATACTTTATATGTACAAAGTAATCCTCTGTTTATGAATAAATATTTTTTACTAGATACATTTTTGTCTATATGTATTTTATGTGGCCTTCAGTATCTCTACGCAGGGGAGCATATGGACCTCAAGGCCATAATGAACACATGGACACTGCAGAGAGGCATACCATTGGTGAGAGTAAAGCAGCAGGGGTCAAAGCTGTACTTTAAACAGGAACGCTTCATTAAGACCACCCTTCCTGGTGACCCTCTTTGGGCATCTCTGCAGAAAGGGTAAGGGGAGCATGCTTGTGCCAACATTCATTCCTTATAAGGTGGactacacacaaaacaatgtaTTCTTCAATGCATTTACCACAAATTACTGAATTATTGAGGTATAGTTCCTGCTTACCTTCACCAGTATGAACCTAATAGGGATTCGGAGTGCTTTATGTTGCTGAAGTTAAGAAGTCCTATttgtgatatacagtatattttacATGTTTTATGCATTTAAGAATATTCCTGATGTCAGATATGGCTTTATAGAAAATATGTTGACAGTTGTATATTGTAGAGAGAGTCATTATGTATGATTCTTCATACGCAAGTGAAGGAAATCTAATGCATATCAATTTAATGTGATCTCAATTACAGCTTTCTTTGGCACATCCCTCTCACATACAAAACAAGCCATTCAAGAAGTGACACGAGGCATTTATTAGACACAGAGTCAGGTAATTACTATTCCATCACACATGAAAACAAGCAGCACCTGTTCATTAAACTTTCTCGCCGTGCTTCATATCTCTTTGACCATGTTGTGTAAGCGTATTCCTCATCTCCCTCAGGTGTCTTGGATTTGGATGAGAGTGTGGACTGGGTAAAGTTTAACACAGACATGAATGGTTATTATATCGTCCACTACGAGGGGGATGGCTGGGAGAGACTGAGCGCAGTTCTGAGGCATAATTTCACTGCTCTGAGTCACAAGGATCGGGCCAACCTCATTCACAGCGCCTTTCAGCTAGTCACGTGAGCTGACCCAAGTTCTATTTGCTGGTAGTCTAGAAGTGACTCTAAATGAACAGGAGGGCTTATTTAAGCCTCAAGATCACAATATCACATCTGCTTTTTTTTGTGGTATTTCTGACATGACAAGAGCTCCCTTAAGACGTCTGATGGCACTAGCGTTGTTTTGACTCTACCATTTTTCTCTTATCCAGTGCAGGACAGTTGTCTCTTGACACGGCTCTCGACCTGATCACTTACCTGAAGTCTGAGACCCACAACGTCCCCCTCATACAAGGCT
This window contains:
- the erap2 gene encoding endoplasmic reticulum aminopeptidase 2: MLLLVFTLLPLTVFGTGHASDSKDQVDESVHTATNGVPFPWSKVRLPNYIVPVHYHLLIHPNLAALNFTGSAKIEIDVKNNTNWVVLHSKGFNITTATILDESEAHLSERVLPVLEYPPHEQIAIFSPKILTSGEKYFLYLEFDAPLGDGFYGLYRSTYKTKTGETRILASTHFEPTSARMAFPCFDEPNFKANYSIRIRRQPTYISLSNMPIEQTVELTNGLLEDRFDTSVQMSSYLVAFVVCDFKRVTGRTSSGVEVSIYAVPDKWHQTHYALEAAVKILEFYETYFNIYYPLPKLDLIAIPDFQSGAMENWGLNTYRETALLFDPATSSASDQLWVTMVIGHELAHQWFGNLVTMEWWNDIWLNEGFARYMEFVSVDATYPELRVEDYFLQTCFAAIGRDSLNSSRPISCPAENPTQIKEMFDTVSYDKGACILHMLRHFLSDEVFQSGIVRYLKKFRFKNAKNEDLWDSLANTCSEDEFTSGEHCYTSSQATKNAYLYAGEHMDLKAIMNTWTLQRGIPLVRVKQQGSKLYFKQERFIKTTLPGDPLWASLQKGFLWHIPLTYKTSHSRSDTRHLLDTESGVLDLDESVDWVKFNTDMNGYYIVHYEGDGWERLSAVLRHNFTALSHKDRANLIHSAFQLVTAGQLSLDTALDLITYLKSETHNVPLIQGFGYLEAFHKMVEKRKLSDVTQNVKAFILQFFQGVIDRQTWTDKGSISDRRLRSEVLSLACDLGYPPCLEKAKQFFNDWMKSNGTMSPPSDVIETVFCVGAQNHEGWTYLLEKYTTSMSEAEKDKILSALATSKDTTKLIRILYLGMKGQVIKTMVLPSLIYSVARNPEGHNLAWNFVKKNWDRLVEKFQLGSFSIRTIIIGTTSQFSSKEELNDIKDFFESIKDESSQLRVTQVALENVEKNIVWLERNLETLRTWLLKTLKLNEKELR